The proteins below are encoded in one region of Rhododendron vialii isolate Sample 1 chromosome 7a, ASM3025357v1:
- the LOC131332177 gene encoding protein PHOSPHATE-INDUCED 1-like: MASTLFSAHFVLKLLFVFSLIHTSFGARKLTALFVQPLSTQLTYHNGPLLSGDITVNLIWYGIFDPSQRSIISDFILSLSSSPSQPQSQPSVAKWFANTNQYYPFVQGRNPTSVSVSLGNQTLDESCSLGKSLTQNNITQLASTAYQTNAIVIVLTSADVLVEKFCMICGTHGSSDNKLVYIWVGNSETQCPGHCAWPFHQPLYGPQSPPLIAPNADVGMDGVVINVASLLVGAITDPFGNGIYQGLAVAPLEACAACAGIYAKGAYAGFPGKLLVDPTTGASYNAVGVNGREYCLPACFDPLTSSCSTLV, translated from the coding sequence ATGGCTTCTACTCTGTTCAGTGCCCATTTCGTTCTAAAACTTCTCTTTGTCTTCTCTCTCATCCACACCTCCTTTGGGGCAAGAAAACTAACTGCCTTGTTCGTCCAACCCCTGTCTACGCAACTCACGTACCACAATGGCCCTCTTCTCTCCGGCGATATCACTGTCAACCTCATTTGGTACGGAATCTTTGATCCTTCCCAGCGCTCGATAATCTCCGATTTcatcctctccctctcttcttctccttcccagCCTCAAAGCCAACCGTCGGTTGCCAAGTGGTTCGCAAACACCAATCAATACTACCCCTTCGTTCAGGGACGAAACCCCACCTCTGTGTCGGTATCTCTGGGTAATCAGACGCTCGACGAGAGCTGCTCGCTCGGTAAATCGCTCACGCAGAACAATATCACGCAACTGGCATCAACGGCATATCAGACCAATGCCATTGTCATTGTTCTGACTTCTGCTGATGTGCTGGTCGAAAAATTCTGTATGATCTGTGGGACCCACGGGTCTTCCGATAACAAGCTTGTCTACATCTGGGTTGGTAACTCGGAGACTCAGTGCCCGGGTCATTGCGCTTGGCCGTTCCATCAGCCCCTTTATGGCCCACAGAGTCCACCTCTGATTGCACCCAATGCTGATGTGGGTATGGACGGAGTGGTGATCAATGTGGCTAGCTTGCTCGTTGGGGCCATCACAGACCCATTTGGAAATGGAATCTACCAGGGTCTAGCCGTTGCGCCACTTGAGGCCTGCGCGGCTTGTGCTGGGATTTACGCCAAGGGAGCCTATGCCGGATTTCCCGGGAAGCTCTTGGTGGACCCCACAACGGGTGCTAGCTATAACGCGGTAGGGGTTAACGGGAGGGAGTATTGTCTTCCGGCTTGTTTCGATCCCTTGACGTCGTCTTGTTCTACTTTGGTTTGA
- the LOC131332178 gene encoding protein PHOSPHATE-INDUCED 1-like, whose amino-acid sequence MASSVFKSHFVLRLVLVFSLLHMSFGTRKLTGLWQESTILNYHNGPLLYGDVKIDIVWYGEFSTSQRAIICDFITSFSSPAQSEPSVATWFATVNKYYPLTEGRIPSSVSISLGNQQHDKKYSHGKSLTQDQIKQMALAARGHQTNVIVVVLTSADVTVQEFCMICGTHGSSGNDFVYIWVGNSETQCPGQCAWPFHQPLYGPQVPPLIPPNDDMGTDGMVINIGRLIIGAITNPYGNGIYQGVANAPLEACTACPGIYGPGAYPGYPGQLLVDTATGCSHNTYGASGRKYLVPAMFDPTTSACSTLV is encoded by the coding sequence ATGGCTTCTAGTGTGTTCAAATCCCATTTCGTTTTACGacttgttttggttttctctctcttgcacATGTCCTTCGGGACGAGAAAACTCACTGGGCTGTGGCAAGAGTCTACAATATTGAATTACCACAATGGTCCTCTTCTTTACGGCGATGTAAAGATCGACATTGTTTGGTACGGCGAATTCAGCACTTCCCAACGCGCGATCATCTGCGATTTCATCACCTCCTTCTCTTCTCCTGCCCAAAGCGAACCATCGGTCGCCACATGGTTCGCGACCGTCAACAAATACTACCCACTCACCGAGGGGCGGATCCCCTCCTCCGTGTCGATCTCTCTGGGTAATCAACAACATGACAAGAAGTACTCGCACGGAAAATCGCTCACGCAGGATCAGATCAAACAAATGGCATTGGCGGCAAGGGGACATCAAACCAATGTCATTGTCGTTGTTTTGACTTCCGCTGATGTAACTGTCCAAGAGTTCTGTATGATCTGCGGGACCCACGGGTCTTCTGGTAACGATTTTGTGTACATCTGGGTTGGTAACTCGGAGACTCAGTGTCCGGGTCAATGCGCTTGGCCATTCCATCAGCCCCTTTATGGCCCACAGGTTCCGCCTCTGATTCCACCCAACGATGACATGGGTACCGACGGAATGGTGATTAATATAGGTCGCTTAATTATTGGGGCCATCACGAACCCCTACGGAAATGGGATCTACCAGGGTGTAGCCAATGCACCACTGGAGGCATGTACGGCTTGTCCAGGGATTTATGGCCCGGGAGCCTACCCGGGATACCCTGGGCAACTCTTGGTGGATACCGCAACGGGTTGCAGCCACAATACGTATGGGGCTAGTGGCAGGAAGTACTTGGTTCCGGCCATGTTTGATCCTACAACGTCGGCTTGTTCGACGTTGGTGTGA